TTCTTGTTGAACGAAATGCTGCAATTCGTCGAGCCGATCACGTTGTACATCACGTCGGCCTGCGTCAGTCCCAAGTCGGAAGCCTTGGCCCGGTCGACGTTGATCACGAAGGCGGGTGAATCCATGCGCTGGATGACACGCGCGTCGACCACGCCGTCGATGCGCATCGCCTCCTGCTTGACGCGTTCGCCGATCTCGGCCACCTGGTTCTCGTTCTTGCCCGTAATGCGAATGTTGATCGGCGTCGACTTTCCTTCATTCAACGCGCCGCGCACCATGCCGCCGGCATCGAAGGCGAATTCAAGCTGCTCGAACCGCTTGTCCTGGGCGAATCCTTCTCGCAGGATGCGAACGTACTCCTGAGCGCTCTTGCCGCGATGCTCCTGGAGCTGGACCTTCATGACCGTGTCCATCGAGCCCGCGTTCGGTGTGTAGGCGGCCGACCAGTCGGGAGTCACGCCCAGCTCGGAGATGAACAGTTCCAGATCGTGGCCGACCTTCTCGCGCAGGAAGTTCTCCACCTTCTCCACCATGGCTTCCGTGTTCTCGATGCGCGTGCCGTTGGGCGCCCGCACGGCAATCTCGAAGGCTCCGGCGTCGACTTCGGGGAAAAAGTCTCGTCGCAAGATCGGAATGAAAATCGCCAAGGAGACGCCTAAAAACACGAAAGCGCCGATCACGGTCTTCACGCGGTTGCGCAGGGCCAAGTCGAGCAACTGCACGTAATAACCGATGCCCACGTCGATCGTGGCTTCCCAGCGGGCGAAGGCGCGGGCCACGGCGCCCTTGGGAGCCTCGTGCTCGTGCCCGTCGTGTTCGTGCCCTTTCAACCACAAGGCGCTGAACGAAGGCACCAACGAGCGGGACAAAACGTAGGCGGTGATCATCGAAAACGCCACCGCCAAGGCCATCGGCTTGAACAAGAAGGCACCCATGCCCGGCATGAGCGCCAAGGGCGCCAACACCAAGAAGGTGCAGATCGTGGAGACCAGTTCCGGCATGGCGACTTCGCTGGCCCCCAAAAACGCGGCTTCGTTGGGACTGGCCCCCAGACCGAGGTGCCGGTGCGTGTTCTCCAGGCAAATAATGGCGCTATCGACCATCGGCCCGATGGCCAAAGCCAGGCCGGCCAGCGTCATCACGTTCACCGTGTTGCCCGTGTAGTAAAGGCAAATAATCGCCGACAACACCGACAACGGGAGCGTCATGATGGCGATCAGCGTCATCCGCCACTGTCCCAGGAACATCAGGATCGTCAACGAGCAGAGCACCGATCCCAATGCCCCTTCTTGGACCAGCGCGGCGATGGAGGCCTTCACATAAACCGACTGGTCCATGACGAGCTTGAGCGAAATGCCGGGTCGGGTAACACGGCCCTGCATGTCGGGCAAGGCCTTTTTGACGCCGCTGACCACGCTCAGGGTGCTGGCCCCCAGTTGTCGATAGACGGGGATGTAGACCTGCTTGCGTCCTTCGTGCTCGGCGCTGCCGATGCGCACGATGTTGGTCTGAATAAAGGCGGCGTCCTTGGGCTGCCCCACGTCTTTCAGATACCGGAACATGCCGTGCTCGGCCTGCAGCGGCATGCCGCCCATGCCCTCGTGCCCCTTGCTCGCATCCGCCTCGATCCACTCGTACATCGAATTCGACATCAGCGCGTAGTCCAGATTGCCGATCTTCACGTCGCCCGACGGCACAAACACGTTGTACTTGTCGGTGGCGTTCATGACGTCGATCGGGCTGAGGCCGCGGGCCGCCAATTTGATGCGGTCCAGGTAGAGCATCACCGCCCGAATCTTGCCGCCGAAGACCACCGGCGCCGAAGCCCCCGGATTGCTCATGATCATGTTGCGGACTTCATAACGCCCGACATCATACAGAATCGATTCGCCCTGGGTTTGACTGTCCAACGCCACCAGGGCCACGGGAACCGTGCTGGTGGGGTCGAACGGCAAGACGACCGGTGGCAGCGTTCCCGGCGGAAGGTTGGGCAGCACCGACAAAGCCAAGGAGTTGACCTGCGTCAGCGCGCCGTTGGGATCGACGTCGTCGTAAAAGTATTGCCGCACGACGCTGGCCCCGACGATCGAACGCGACTCGAGCCGCTTGATGCCGTTGGCCTGGCCGGTCCAACGCTCCATGCGGTTCGTGATGTCCTTTTCCATGCCACGAGCGGGCATACCGCCGTAGAACGTCAAAACTTGAACGGCCGGTGCCTTGAAAACAGGCAAAATGTCGATGGGGATCGCATACCCCGTCACCAGCACGCCGAGCACAAGAATGGTCAACGCAAACACGATCACGGCGTGAACATTGTTCAGCGACGCGCGAATAAGCCCGTTCATGGAAATCTCTCCGGGAATGCCCACTTCTGATTCTGAAGTGCAGAAGCGATCAGCCTTGTCCGCCATTGAAAAGGGTAGTGCTGGCTGATGCGAATGCAAGGCCGCTAAGCAAATCGTGGGCCAAAAACTGCTCTCGCAGACAGGTAACACTGGAAAAACCGGGCCGAATCATCTGTGCATAGTCCAATCTGAACAAACATTAAGGTTCATGCCTGTCAAGCAGACAGGGCATGGACGAAAGCTGCGCACGGCCAGCCGGCCGTGCAGGCCAATTTCTGGCCACCGAACATCCAAAGAAACTTGCCTCAGCGGCAAAAACAACGCTAAACCGACCAGACCGCAATTGTGGCATAAGAGTTGCCCTGCTAATTGCCGCACTGATGAACCAAGCCGTTGTACCAAGCCGTCTGGAAATGGGACGAACTTTCTGAAAAGGTGCAGAAAGAATTATTCGTCATCCGCCGAACAGCGCCCGCTCACATCGCATCAAGGGTTGGTTCTGGTGCGATCGCGTGATTCCAACGCGATCTGCTGCTTGGGGTGGTCGATCAGGTCGCCTTTCTGGTTTACCACACCCAAGCCTATTTTGCCAAGCCCACATCGCCGGCCTTCACCTGCGAATTCCAACAGGTGAATTTCGGCTGGTATGCGGTGGCACCGTTGTGCTAGATTTATGAGCAGTCACAACCCACGCTTCTCCAAGGCGCCTTATGAAAAAACTATCGATTGTCACCGTTCTTGTCGTGGCCTGCGGCATTGCGGCCGGGGCCTACCTGGCCGCCAACAGCGGGCATGAATCAAGTCGCGTCGACGCCTCGGAAGGTGGCCACTCTCAGGCCGCGGCGGAAGGCGCGGCCGAGCGGATTGCCGTCGAAACCGTCAAACCGACCCAGGGCAGCATCGAACGCACCACCACCCAACCCGCCTCGGTTCAGGCGTTCATGCGCAGCCAGTTGTTTTCCAAGGTGTCGGGATACATGAAGATGACGCGCGACATCGGCGAGGAGGTCGAGAAAGACGACGTGGTGGCGCTGGTCGACATGCCGGAGTTGGAAAAGGAGGTGCAGCACGACAAAGCGGCGGTGGTGCAAGCCAACGCGCAAGTGAAACAAATGGAGGCGCACATCCAGACGGCGGAGGCCGATTACGAGGCCGCCGAGGCACTGATCGGTGAGCGGGAAGCCGACCTCGAACATGCCATAGCGACGTTGGAGTACCGCACCAAGGTGTTTGAGCGCATCAAGGATCTGGTGCAGCAGAAGGGCCTCGAACAGAGGCTTGCCGATGAGGCCGAAGATAACTGGGCGGCGGCCAAAGCCGGGCGTTCGGCTGCCCGAGCCGCAGTGGTCAGCGCCAAGGCCCAGGCGAACGCGGCCAAGGCCAGAATTGCCAGGGCGCGCGCGGATCTCGAGGACGCCAAAGCCAAGGTCGAGGTGTCCGAGGCCACCTTGCAAAAAGACCAGGTGTTCCTCGATTATGCCACGATTCGAGCACCCTTCAAGGCTGTGATTACGGTCCGCAATTTCCAGGTGGGCGACTTCATCAACGCGCGCGACCAGGGGGCCAGTCTGCCGATGCTGGCGGTGGATGAGGTGGACCTGATGCGCGTTGTCGTCCAAGTGCCGGACAAAGACGTGCCTTTCGCCGACGTGGACGACCCGGTGACGGTGGTGATCGACAGCCTGCCTGGCAAAAAGTTTCCCGGAAAGATCGCCCGTGTGGCCAATTCGGAAGACCCGGACACGCGCACCATGCGAGTTGAAATCGACCTGCCCAATGACCGTGGCCTGTTGCGCGACGGTATGTATGGGTATGCGACGATCCTGCTGGACCAAGGTTCGAAATCAAAGGACACCTTGACCGTGCCGTCGGCGTCGCTGCACATTGGGGGCGACGGGGAGGGCGGCGGCAAGCCGGCTGGGAAGGGCGGAAAGGGCGGCCACGCCAAGCACGAATCGAAGTATTACCTCTGGGTCGTGCGCGAGGGGAAGGCCGAAAAGGTCCACGTGGACGTCGGCGCCGAAAATGGCATCGTCACCGAAATCCTCTCCGGTCTACGGCCTAACGACGAGGTGGTGGTGTATGCCAAACAGGCGCTGGTGAACGGCACTTTGGTATCGGCCAGTTCCGCGCAGTAGCGGCCTGCTGGCTTTGATACCGATTTCGTGCCGCTGGACGCGGTTGGAGGATGGCCTTCCCAGGCCGTTTATTCCATGGGACGCTCGCTGGCCGAAGCCGCAAAAGGATGTCGGTCATCCCATCAACGGCTGGCGCATCGATTCGCACGGTATTATCCGTGATCAGCAACGCCGCGCAATCGGCATCTGGGGAGTGGACGACGAAGATCAACCAGCGCGTAGGTAGGCAACCGCTACGCGTTTCTCGCGTCGCCGACCGCTTGCTGGCAAATCGCCAGGAACACCGCCAGGATTTTGCCCACGTTGTCGAGATAATAGCGATCTCGATTCAGTAGTGCCGCCTGGCCGCTCAGCCGCAGGAACTGCCATGTCTCGCCCGTCGTGACGCAACCATGGACGGGCGCGTCCGCTCGGCCGGCCCGTTCATTGAAGATTCGGGCGGCAACCATTTGGGCCGTGCATTGGCCTAACCCGATTTCAATGTCGTTCTTCTTCGCCTCGACCACGGTCATAAGAGGCGCGTGCAACGGGGGCAATGCAGGCCCAACCGCAAGCATAAAATCACAATCGCCCGTCAGGCCCTTCTCCGGGGCGACATCGAGTCGCTGGCCGGAGTAAATGGCAAATTGATCGCCCGTCAGCTCGCGTGCCGCGAGAAGAACCTTAAGGCTCTTTGGCTGATCGGCGGATGGAAGTCTTCGAGGAGCATTAGCTCAGAATACTATCGACTCTCCGCGGCGGCAATTCAGTGTGCTGACGCCACCTTACGATTCCGGCATGCACAAACAGTCTCGCGTAACGTACAATCGCCGCATTCCAACCGTGGAGTCGCCCCTTGCTGACCATCCATTCGACCCTCATCGAAGACACCTTTGCTGAAGCGTTTCCGATGACGGCGGCGCGGCTGATCGTGACGGCCGACTCGCCACAGTGGGCCGAGACCGCCGCCCGCGAGGCCACGGGCTACGCCGCTTCGGTCATCGGCTGCGACGCGGAAGCCGGCATTGAACGACTGGTTTCTCCTGACGAGACGCCCGACGGCCGGCCGGGCGTGAGCCTGCTCATGTTCGCTTTCAGCCGCGACGCCTTGCAGAAGGCCGTCGTCAACCGCGTGGGGCAGTGCATTCTCACCTGCGCCACGACCGCCTGCTACAACGGCCTGCCCGTGGTCAAAGACAAGTCGATCAAGATCGGCGGCAACCTGCGGTTCTTCGGCGACGGTTTTCAGAAGAGCAAGAAGCTCGACGCCCGCCGCTTCTGGCGCGTGCCCGTGATGGACGGTGAGTTCACCTGCGAAGACGTGTTTGGCACAGTCAAGGGCGTGGCCGGCGGCAACTTTTTGATCTTGGGCGAAAGCCAGCCGGCGGCTCTGGCGGCGGCCGAGGCGGCGGTGGCCGCCATTCGGGCCGTACGCGGGGTCGTGCTCCCTTTTCCCGGCGGCGTGGTCCGCAGCGGCAGCAAAGTCGGCAGCCGCTACAAGCAGCTCCGTGCCAGCACCAACGACGCCTACTGCCCCACGCTGCGCGGCAGGGTCAAATCGGCGTTGGCCGAGAACATGAACGCCGTCTATGAGATCGTGATCGACGGACTGGAGTTGGCGGCGGTCGAAGAGGCCACGCGCGTCGGCGTCCGCGCCGGCTGTGGCCCCGGCATCGTCAAAATCACCTCCGGCAACTACGGCGGCAACCTGGGACCGTTCCACCTGCACCTGCACAAGCTGCTCGAGGGTGAAATTTGAGGCATGCTCGAACCGGAGGTTGGCGGTGGCTGGGCCGCGTGAAGTTTACCAGAACCTCACTGCGAAGCCGAATCATTTCGCATCTTTTGCCGCGCGCGGCTCAGCGTGGGGCCGACGCTGTTCTCGGCGACGCCGGTGGCCGTGCTGATTTCTTGGTAGGTCTTGCCTTCCAGATGATACATGCGGACGATGGTCGCCTCGTGCCCGTCCAGCCTGCCCAGCAGCCGCTCGACTTCTTCGCGGTCGCTGATCTGCTGCTCCGTTTTTGCACCATCGCCGCCCACGACATCCGCCGCCGAAATCGCGGCCGCGGCCGAGCCGTTTGCCGCGACGCGACGCAGTAGTTCGCGCACGACGACCCGCCGGGCCACCACGGTCAAGTACGTTGCCAGGCTGCTTTGGCCGCGAAAGTGCCGCAGGATGGCAAAGTCGTCGCGAACGAGGGCCAAAAACACTTCGGCGCAGAGGTCTTCGCGGTCTTGCAGCGTAAGGCGAATCGAACGGCACTGCGCCGAGTGATTGATCACATGCACGACCAGACCCATAAACCGATCGACAAAATCTTCCCACGCTCTCGGCGCTCGCGCCAGACAGCGTTCGATGAGGCTTCGATCAATTTCAGAGAGAGCCACGACGCACTACCTGGGCTAGCGGCGGCTAAAGTCGAGGCCGGTCCTTGCCTGGGGTTCCAATGGGTATCACCGAGATGAGAGGCGAAGAGCAATGCCCGTGCCGCTCGCCTCAACCACCTGATTTTACGACCCCGCCGGCATTCAGGCAAGTCCGTGGCGGGCGAAAACCGATCCAGCCCAAGAACCGCTTGACCGTCCCGGCGGCCACTCTTAGGATTCAAGCTTGTCTGGCGCGCGATGCCGTGGTTGAAGTGCTTCCGCCCTAAGCACTTGACACTCGCGCGGCCCACGGGTTGAATACCGCTTTGCCAGCGTCCATCTGAAAGGAGATCGTCGTCGATGACCCACGTCGTAGCCGAGCCGTGTTTTGGTTGCAAGTACACGGATTGCGTGGTGGTCTGCCCTGTCGAATGCTTCTATGAAGGCGAGCAGATGCTCTACATCCATCCGGATGAGTGCATCGATTGCGAGGCCTGCGTGCCGGAGTGCCCGGTGGAGGCGATTTTCCACGAAGACAACCTGCCCGAAGAGTGGAAAGACTTCACCGCGCTGAACGCCGAAATGTCGACCCAGTGCCCCGTGATCACCGAAAAGAAAGAGCCGTTGGCCGGCGCGGAGTAAGTGCCCGTAGCAACACAAACCCGAAGCGCAAGCGAGGCAGGGATGTCGCCCCTGACTGGCTTGCGCTTCGGGTTTGTGTGAATCGGCTCTAAAACTGCGGCTCTAAAACTGCTCGGTGAAGTCGTGGCCTTCGCGGGCCAGGTTCTCAAAGCGCGTGTAATCCTGCAGCCAGGCCAGCTTCACGTCGCCGGTCGGGCCGTTGCGCTGCTTGGCCACGACCAGGTCGGCCTGCCCCGCCACACGGGCACGGTCTTCGTCGTTCGTGCAGTAGTATTCGTCGCGGTGGACGAACATCACCACGTCGGCGTCCTGCTCGATGGCGCCGCTCTCGCGCAGGTGGCTCAGCCGCGGCCGGTTGTCCTTGGTCACTTCGGCCTGCCGGTTCAACTGGGCCAGGCAAAGCACGGGAACCTTCAACTCGCGGGCCAGGGCTTTCAGCCGCCGCGCGATCTTCGCCACCTGCTCCTGACGCGGGTCCCTGGGGTTGTCGGGCTCGATAAGCTGCAGATAGTCGATCACCACCAGCGCCAGCTTCTCTCGACGCTTCAGTCGCCGGGCGGTGGCCGCAATCTCGGTCATGGTGCGGCTGGGAGTGTCGTCGATGAACAGCGGCGCCTTGCTCATCAGGTTGGAGACCGAGACCAGCTTGGTGCGGTCGGTGGGCGAGATGAAGCCGTTGCGCAGCTTGTGACCGTTGATTCGCCCGTGCGCGCAGAGCATGCGTTCGGCCAGCTCCAGCCGCGACATTTCCAGGCTGACGAACAGCGTGGTGCGGCTGCTTTCGATCGCCACGTGGTCGGCGATGTTGGCGGCCAGGGCCGTCTTGCCCATGCTCGGCCGGGCGGCCAGGATGATCAGCTCGCCCTCGTGCAGGCCGCCCGTCATCGAGTCCAGGTCGACATAGCCGGTGGGCATGCCGCCCACGCCGCCGCCCTTTTCCAGCCGCTGGTCGATGCGCGTCAGGGCCTCGTGCAGCACGTCTTCCAGCGGCGCCAGGTCGCCGGTGCCCTGCTCTTCGAGGATGCGAAACACCTTTTCCTCGGCGCGGGCCAGCATCTCGCGGCTTTCCAGCGACTGGTCGTAGGCGTCGCGTAGAATCTCGGTGCTGGCGTGGATCAAGGCCCGTAACGTGGCTTTGTCGCGGACGATCTGGCCGTAATACAGCGCATTGGCCGCGGTCGGCACCGAATCGGCCACCTCGCCGAGATACGCCAGGCCGCCGATCGTCTCCAGTTCGTCGTGCTTGCGCAGCCGCTCGACCAGCAGCATGGCGTCGATCCGCAGCCCGTCGTTGTGCATGGCCACCAGATGGCCGAAGAGCGCCTGGTGTGCCGGCGCGTAGAAATGATGGGGCCGCAGCAGGATGGCCACTTCGTCGCACAAATCGGGGTCGAGCAGCAGGCTGCCCAACACGCCTTGCTCGGCTTCCAGGTTTTGCGGCGGCAGCCGATCGAGCAGATCCGGGCCGCCGCGCGTGGGTAGACGCTCATCGATCCGTTGATACGTCGCCATGGGCGCTTCCCTCCGTGTCCGTCGTGCTTACCAGCGAGCATACTACCGGGCGGCGGCGGCGGCGAAAAGCCATTGCCCGAAAAACGCGCCCGGATTGGCTGATTTGGTTATCGCCGCCGCGCTTGAAGCTCCGCGACAAAGTTGGCATGATCAGGCGAGTCGGTCCCTTGCCGGAGCGCGGCGAAAACTGCCGTCAAGTCGCCGCGCAACAGCGCGGCGCGATCGAGCCAGAGGCCGGGAAAGACCGTGCTCTTCACGATGCCTGAAGGGTCGGCGGCGATCAGTTCGTACTTGCCTTCATGCAGCCGAAACCAGTCGATTTCCCGGTCCCGCGTTCGCCACACCAGATACTCGCGGACACCTTCCCGCTGGTACACTCGCAACTTGGCGTGCAAGTCGTAACTGACGCTGGAAGCCGCGATTTCAGCGATGAACTCGGGCGGTCCGGAAAAATAATCTTCTTCATCGACGCCGGACTGGCCACCGGAGATGGCTTCGATGACGAGCAGCAGATCAGGTTGGGGTTCGTTGAGATCATCGAACCGGACCGTGGCGTTGTCGGCCGCATCAAGTCCGGGGGTCTGAGCAAGGTACTGTGTCAGCCAGCCTCCGAGCCACAGATGGGGACGACCATGACGCCTGGACACCGGCGACGGCATGTACACGACTCCTTCGATTAGCTCGGCTTTCTTTACGCCCGGCGTAGCCCAATAACGATGTTCGAACTCGTCGCGGGTCAAATGATCGCCAGCCTCCAGCGGCGGGACCGCGTCTGGCGAAGCGGGAAAGTCGCTGCTAGGAATAGCCATAAGCGGTTGTTCGGTCTTGTGAGGGCCCCGGTAAGCTTCGGCCGATTTCTTCGCTCGTCTGCGCGACCGCGGTGGCCGCCTCCGCCGACATCGCTGCGCCGCACTGGCACGTTCTTGATTCCACCGCCCAAATGATAACTTCACCGGGCAGGCTTCGCAATTCTTCGGCCAATGTCAGCACTTCGGCCAAACTAAGATCGTGACTACCGGAGCTGCGGAGGCGCCCCAAGGGTGCCTCGGGCCAGCGCCAACAGTGGACCGTGCCCGGCGAACCGACCGCCTGGCAAGCGTCGCAAACGATCAGACGTTCGACGCCCTCGAGCCAGTCGAGCAGGTCGGCGGGCGAAGAGGCCGTTCGGATCGTGATGGTGCAATCCGCTTGCGGAGCAAGCGGGCCACGTAGCCCGCTTGCTCCGCAAGCGGATTCGCGTTCCAGCGCCAAACGCTCAGCCACCCGCCAACCAATCTGGTCGTCGCCGTGTGGGCTGCCCAATCCGACGATCAACGTGGTTACGCTCATCGCTCGATGGTCAGCCGCAAGGCGTGGGTCGAGCAACTGATGCAGGGGTCGTAGTTGCGTATCAGGTGCGAGCACGAAAGTGCCATCTGAGGTTCGTCCTGGTCCAAAATCCCTGCGATCCAGTGGCGGAGATCGTCTTCGATTTGCCCCTGGTTCTGCGAGGTGGGCGGCACGATTTTGGCCTCGGTCAGCAATCCCTCGTCATTCACCACATAGCGATGATAGATCAGGCCCCGCGGCGCCTCGGTCGCGGCGCAACCGACCCCGGCCCGACGTTCGTAGGCAATTCGCGGCGGGCGAGGCGGCTGATAGGTTTTGAGGATGTCCAACGCTTCCTCATAGGCGTGGACCAGCTCCAGCCCGCGGGCCACGATGCCGTGGAACGGATTATTCGATGGCCAGTCAATGCCCACCTCGTCGGCCAGCCGCCGCGCCGCCGGCATGAGGCGGTCGAGGCTCAGGTGTACACGCGCCAAAGGTCCTACCAGGTAGGGCGAACCGTCGGCCTTGCGCACCGAGTGCAGCGCGGTGCTGTGCGGCAGGTGCCGCTCTTCGTAATACTGTTCGTAGTCGGCGACCGCGATCGATCGGCCGTGATTATCGGCGATTTGTCCTTCGTTCATGGCGTATTCGTCGGGGTGGACCAGGGCCACCATCGTGTACGGCCGCTCGAAGGCCGGAAAATTGAAGCCGGCCACCCAGCGCGTGGCGTCGATGGCCGCTTGCAGGCCCCACTCGAAGTCGCCGACGAGCGCCGCCAGCTCTTCTCGCCGCGGTGCCCGGAAAAAGCCACCCACGGCCACGTTGATGGGATGGATGGCACGCCCGCCGAGCACCTCCAGCAGCTCGTTGCCGTGCTTCTTCAGCCGCAGGCCGCGCTTGACCTCGTCCGGCCAATCGCGGGCCATCGCCAGGCCGCTCTCGTAGCCGAGAAAGTCGGGGGCGTGCAGCAAGTGAATATGCAGCGCGTGGCTCTCGATCCATTCGCCGCAGTAGAGCAGCCGCCGCAACCGGCGGATTCCCGGCGAAATATGCACTCCCAGCACCGATTCGAGCGCATGTACGGCACTCATCTGATAGGCCACCGGACAGATTCCGCAAATCCGGGCCACGATGTCGGACACGTCTTCCACCGCTCGTCCACGCAAGAACGCCTCGAACAATCGCGGCGGCTCGAAGATCGTCAATTGCACGTCTTCGACCTCGTTGCCGCGCAACCGCACGTGCAGTCCTCCCTCGCCCTCGACGCGAGACAAGGCTTCGACGCGAACGGTACGGACGGTGGGTTGTTCTTCTTGCATTGTTCCTCTCGGTAGGGTGGGACCAGCGAGCTTGCGAGCGCCGGCCCACCGAGAACGACGTCGCTTACGGTGGGCCGGCGCTCGCAAGCTCGCTGGTCCCACCCTACGTTTGCTTCCCCGCCAACCGGTTGCTCTCGGCGCGGAACTCCGGCGCGTACGCATTGAACCCGCGTAAGAGCCGAACGGCCTCCTCAGGCGCAAGCCCCTCCGCGCGGAACTGGCCGGTTAGACTCACCAGGTTCGGCTGCTCGGCGGGCCCATAGCAACCGTAGCAGCCGCGATCGTAAGACGGACAAATCGCACCGCAGCCCGTGTGTGTGACCGGCCCCAGACACGGCACGCCGCGGGCAACCATCACGCAAACCGTGCCTCGCCGCTTGCAATCGAGGCACACGCTGTGAACCGGCGTCCGCGGCCGCCGCCCGGAAAGCAGCGACGCGATCACCTCCAGCAACTGACGCTTGTTGATCGGGCAGCCGCGCAGCTCGAAGTCGACCGGCACGTGTGCCGCGATCGGCGTCGACGTGTCGAGCGTCTGTATGTAATCGGGCCGGGCGTAAACCGCCTGCAGGTATTCCGGCGTGCTGGCCCAATTTCGAAGGGCCTGAATTCCGCCCGCCGTGGCACACGCGCCGATCGTCACCAGGAACTTCGATTGTGCCCGGACCCAGCGAATTCGCTCGGCGTCGGCCGGCGTGGTGACCGATCCCTCAACCAGCGTGACGTCGAACGGGCCGGCTTCCACATGGCTCGTCGCTTCCAGGAAGTAGGCGATGTGCAATCGCTCGGACACGGCCAGCAGCTCGTCTTCGCAGTCGAGCAGCGAAAGCTGGCAGCCGTCGCAAGACGCGAACTTGAACACGGCCAGGGTCGGCTTGGTCACGCTCATCGGAGGTTCCTTTGCGTCACAGCCCCTCGACTTTGAGCCACGGCTCGATGCGATCGTAGCGAAACACCGGCCCGTCTTTGCAGATAAACTCCGGACCAAACTGACAATGCCCGCACAGTCCGATCGCACATTGCATGTTCCGCTCGGTCGATGCCCAGATGCGTTCGATCGGAATCCCGCGGGCCACAGCGCTGCGGACAGTGTAACGCATCATCACTTCGGGTCCGCAGGTCATCACGACGGTCCGTTCGGGCACCAGCGGTTGCAAGTAGTCGAGCAACAACGGCACCACGCCGACGTTGCCCTTCCAACTCAAGTCGGCCCGATCGACCGTCGTCAGAACCTCGATCTGCTGCCGCGACCAGTCATCGTACTCGCGGACATAAATCAGCGTGTCGGGAGTGCGCGAGCCATAGATCAGCGTCACCCGGCCGTAAAGACGGCGGTCTTCGATGATTTTGTGAATCGCCGGCCGCAAGGGCGGCAGACCCAGGCCGCCGGCCACAATCACGACGTCGGCCCCCTCACAAACATCAAGCGGCCACGCCGATCCAAACGGTGCCCGCAGACCCAGCGTGTCGCCGGCTTGCAACCTTGCCAATGCGCGGGTGGTGTTGCCCATGGCGCGCACGGTGAACGACCAAGTGCGCTCGGCCGGACAACTTCCGCTGATGCCGATCGGCACCTCACCGATGCCCGGCGCATAGAGCATGCCGAACTGTCCCGGCCGAAAGCTGAAGCTCGCAGCGCGGTCGTCGTCGCGGAAGGCGAGTCGATACGTCGTCACGTCCGGTGCCTCGGCGATCGTCTCGCGCACCACGACGGGATCGGGTTGCCAAGGATTGATCCTGGCTGCCGGCACCGTGGTGGGCATCATCAGCTCGACTCCCGAATCGCGGCCACTTCTTCGGTCAGGTCGATTCCGACCGGGCACCAGGTGATGCACCGTCCGCAGCCCACGCAGCCCGACGTGCCGAACTGGTCGATCCACGAGGCCAGCTTGTGCGTCAACCACTGGCGATAGCGCGACCGAATTTGGTCGCGAACGACGCCGCCGTTCATGTAGCTGAAATCGAAGTTGAAACACGAATCCCATTGCCGCTGGCGTTCCACATGGTCGCCCTGCAAGTCCGTCACGTCTTTCACCGAGCTGCAAAAGCAGGTCGGACAAACCATCGTGCAATTGGTGCAGGACAGGCACCGCGAAGCAACGTCGTTCCAGCGGGGATGATTGAGAT
Above is a window of Pirellulales bacterium DNA encoding:
- a CDS encoding Uma2 family endonuclease, producing MAIPSSDFPASPDAVPPLEAGDHLTRDEFEHRYWATPGVKKAELIEGVVYMPSPVSRRHGRPHLWLGGWLTQYLAQTPGLDAADNATVRFDDLNEPQPDLLLVIEAISGGQSGVDEEDYFSGPPEFIAEIAASSVSYDLHAKLRVYQREGVREYLVWRTRDREIDWFRLHEGKYELIAADPSGIVKSTVFPGLWLDRAALLRGDLTAVFAALRQGTDSPDHANFVAELQARRR
- a CDS encoding hydrogenase maturation protease, whose protein sequence is MSVTTLIVGLGSPHGDDQIGWRVAERLALERESACGASGLRGPLAPQADCTITIRTASSPADLLDWLEGVERLIVCDACQAVGSPGTVHCWRWPEAPLGRLRSSGSHDLSLAEVLTLAEELRSLPGEVIIWAVESRTCQCGAAMSAEAATAVAQTSEEIGRSLPGPSQDRTTAYGYS
- a CDS encoding oxidoreductase, whose product is MSVTKPTLAVFKFASCDGCQLSLLDCEDELLAVSERLHIAYFLEATSHVEAGPFDVTLVEGSVTTPADAERIRWVRAQSKFLVTIGACATAGGIQALRNWASTPEYLQAVYARPDYIQTLDTSTPIAAHVPVDFELRGCPINKRQLLEVIASLLSGRRPRTPVHSVCLDCKRRGTVCVMVARGVPCLGPVTHTGCGAICPSYDRGCYGCYGPAEQPNLVSLTGQFRAEGLAPEEAVRLLRGFNAYAPEFRAESNRLAGKQT
- a CDS encoding ferredoxin family protein codes for the protein MTHVVAEPCFGCKYTDCVVVCPVECFYEGEQMLYIHPDECIDCEACVPECPVEAIFHEDNLPEEWKDFTALNAEMSTQCPVITEKKEPLAGAE
- the dnaB gene encoding replicative DNA helicase; protein product: MATYQRIDERLPTRGGPDLLDRLPPQNLEAEQGVLGSLLLDPDLCDEVAILLRPHHFYAPAHQALFGHLVAMHNDGLRIDAMLLVERLRKHDELETIGGLAYLGEVADSVPTAANALYYGQIVRDKATLRALIHASTEILRDAYDQSLESREMLARAEEKVFRILEEQGTGDLAPLEDVLHEALTRIDQRLEKGGGVGGMPTGYVDLDSMTGGLHEGELIILAARPSMGKTALAANIADHVAIESSRTTLFVSLEMSRLELAERMLCAHGRINGHKLRNGFISPTDRTKLVSVSNLMSKAPLFIDDTPSRTMTEIAATARRLKRREKLALVVIDYLQLIEPDNPRDPRQEQVAKIARRLKALARELKVPVLCLAQLNRQAEVTKDNRPRLSHLRESGAIEQDADVVMFVHRDEYYCTNDEDRARVAGQADLVVAKQRNGPTGDVKLAWLQDYTRFENLAREGHDFTEQF
- a CDS encoding Ni/Fe hydrogenase subunit alpha, which encodes MQEEQPTVRTVRVEALSRVEGEGGLHVRLRGNEVEDVQLTIFEPPRLFEAFLRGRAVEDVSDIVARICGICPVAYQMSAVHALESVLGVHISPGIRRLRRLLYCGEWIESHALHIHLLHAPDFLGYESGLAMARDWPDEVKRGLRLKKHGNELLEVLGGRAIHPINVAVGGFFRAPRREELAALVGDFEWGLQAAIDATRWVAGFNFPAFERPYTMVALVHPDEYAMNEGQIADNHGRSIAVADYEQYYEERHLPHSTALHSVRKADGSPYLVGPLARVHLSLDRLMPAARRLADEVGIDWPSNNPFHGIVARGLELVHAYEEALDILKTYQPPRPPRIAYERRAGVGCAATEAPRGLIYHRYVVNDEGLLTEAKIVPPTSQNQGQIEDDLRHWIAGILDQDEPQMALSCSHLIRNYDPCISCSTHALRLTIER
- a CDS encoding FAD/NAD(P)-binding protein, which encodes MMPTTVPAARINPWQPDPVVVRETIAEAPDVTTYRLAFRDDDRAASFSFRPGQFGMLYAPGIGEVPIGISGSCPAERTWSFTVRAMGNTTRALARLQAGDTLGLRAPFGSAWPLDVCEGADVVIVAGGLGLPPLRPAIHKIIEDRRLYGRVTLIYGSRTPDTLIYVREYDDWSRQQIEVLTTVDRADLSWKGNVGVVPLLLDYLQPLVPERTVVMTCGPEVMMRYTVRSAVARGIPIERIWASTERNMQCAIGLCGHCQFGPEFICKDGPVFRYDRIEPWLKVEGL